A single genomic interval of Microbacterium sp. LWO14-1.2 harbors:
- a CDS encoding SMP-30/gluconolactonase/LRE family protein, whose protein sequence is MTPENLTGPVCVHAEAPVWSPSWGGVRWVDGEAADLVTLRDDGIHRLHLDDDYAAFVRPRASGGFAAFGTRTLHLSDSADGPAAPALRFDLGSARFNDGTVDPQGRLLAGSMATDDAGAVGRVIRLTAELEQREVLSGVEVSNGIGFAPDGDLAYYVDTTTGGVDVFDVIDGELTGRRRFVGIPDDQGMPDGLTVAADGSVWVALWNGWAVHGYSPEGALIARIPLPVPQVSACAFGGDDLGTLFITTSAQGLDRDHGTEAGSLFAVRPGVRGLPVVPFAG, encoded by the coding sequence ATGACGCCCGAGAACCTCACCGGTCCCGTGTGCGTGCACGCCGAGGCCCCCGTGTGGTCGCCGTCGTGGGGCGGTGTGAGGTGGGTCGACGGCGAGGCCGCCGACCTCGTGACGCTGCGGGACGACGGCATCCATCGCCTGCACCTCGACGACGACTACGCGGCCTTCGTGCGTCCGCGCGCGAGCGGTGGCTTCGCGGCGTTCGGCACCCGCACGCTGCACCTGTCCGACTCGGCCGACGGCCCCGCCGCCCCGGCGCTCCGATTCGACCTGGGCAGCGCCCGGTTCAACGACGGCACGGTCGACCCCCAGGGGCGCCTGCTCGCCGGGTCGATGGCGACAGACGACGCCGGAGCGGTCGGCCGCGTCATCCGCCTCACCGCCGAGCTCGAGCAGCGCGAGGTGCTCTCGGGCGTCGAGGTCTCGAACGGGATCGGCTTCGCCCCCGACGGCGACCTGGCCTATTACGTCGATACGACGACCGGCGGCGTCGACGTGTTCGATGTGATCGACGGCGAGCTGACCGGACGACGCCGCTTCGTCGGCATCCCGGACGACCAGGGGATGCCGGACGGCCTCACCGTCGCGGCGGACGGCTCGGTGTGGGTCGCACTGTGGAACGGCTGGGCCGTGCACGGGTACTCGCCCGAGGGCGCGCTGATCGCCCGCATCCCGCTGCCGGTCCCGCAGGTCAGCGCGTGCGCGTTCGGCGGCGACGACCTCGGCACGCTGTTCATCACCACGTCGGCGCAGGGACTCGACCGCGACCACGGCACCGAAGCCGGATCGCTGTTCGCGGTGCGCCCCGGCGTGCGCGGTCTGCCGGTCGTCCCCTTCGCCGGCTGA